CGAACCATCTTCTTGTGTTATATTTCAGTACCTATTATGGCTTAATTGCGATCATGGAATGTGGGGTTTAAGGTACGTGTGCTATCGTATTGAAAGTGATACCGTGAtgaataatatagtaggataggggaagatgggataactTTATcgcataatatttaaatatcctgatcatgtttttaacaattaacaaaaatctGTATGaaagccgtgaggatacggttaaaaAAAGAGaggaaattcaaaaaacagtttaatcaTTGTCGTAGGATACGTATCCGCTTCCACTTTGTATAGGTTAAGATTAAGACAAGATATCATTTACCTCAATAGAGTAATCGCGCTCAAAAACACGGTTACGCGTCCAAATGTTCTGCATTGTCATAAGCATGTGCAGCAGAAGATAAAACTTAACCAAAACTAAAACCActtgatataaaatatacacaataGTATGAAACGATGAgaatattacaatatttattcttgcacAAAACAACTATGGTCATCTGAACCTAATTCACACAAACGTTCTATTAAGTTCTCGGTTTTCATCTAAAAACTTCCGCCGTTTTCAATAAACCTGTCTGGCAGTTTCAGCATCGACAATGCTGGCTGTCAGTCATGTTTTAGTCAGAACCGAGAAAATAAGAAGGGTTTTTGTGAAACGAAAAGAAGGTTTTTGTGAAAATGTTTCTATGAACCAACACGTGTTTTTAGCCTGATTTCGAATCCGACCCCagccaaatattttattactgtcATAAAAAAGCATGCTGTGTAATAAGGTATATACTGTTAATTCCCGCGTTTTTTGGCCTGATTTCGAAACCCGCCGCTGACaactattttattactttcataaaaaacaataaagtatGATGTGTTAATAAGGTTATCTACCTTCTGATTCTCTTTCACTTAATATACGCCTTTTGAGTTCCAACGTTGAATTTCCTACAAAACATGTTGTGCATTTCTTAACAGATTGTCAAATTCTCACATAGTTCctcacaaatttacatacatgtTAACTCATCAATGGGCAAGAGATACGTAAAACACCATCCCCAGGTCATAACCATTAAATACTTCCACTTGCAcacataaaacttatttactttTCTTAAATTTGAAACGCATGGCTTATAATGCAGTAAGCTAAATTAATAAACCCATTTCTTGGATTGTTTTTATTGGCCAGCGGCAAAAAATGCTTATTTTTCCGTCTTATGACACTCTGGATCCTCGCAATCAACCGGTTCTTCTTGCAGCAATGAGACCGACTTTCCTACCAGGTGAAGCATCACGGCGCACCATGGATGGTGAACCAATATGTTGATGGTTACCACTACCAAATGGATGCTCAACAGGCTGTAAGCagaatataaattatgttaaaaccATTATTGTATAAATGAATTATTGCTAAGCCCTAATTCTGTATCAGAAACAGCCTCTTGTGAAATCATCATAGAAATTTCAGTTGAAAGATCATCATGAACAGATGTGATTAATATATAGAATTGAGTCCATAAAACAATGACTTACGTTCATGGCTACACCACGCACTCTTGGCCAGCAGTTACgctttactttatatttgtgATAGGCAGCTCCTGCTTTCAAAAGTGGTTTGTCAATACGACCTCCACCAGCAACAACTCCtgataattaaacaaagaatttgttaaaatagacAGGGTGGGTAGTTGGATCATGAGGGGTGGCAGACACATAAATTTGATGCACAGTCATACAgtgttttaacctttttagataaaaagatatattatGTTGGCAGGTTGAACAAAATCAAACCAGTTTTATCAGAACGAAATCGcaaatactttaataaaaaaaactaaatttatttataacactgCCATCTGTCCTGGATTTTCTCAAAGCAAAGTACTAATTTCAcattaaaacatagaaaattcTTGCCATGATTGCACGGTTGGTTGATGGAATCAGTTTCTTTGCACCAGATGGCAACTTCACTCTTGTTCTGTTTGTGAAATGTTggtaactttgaaaatgcacAAAAACATGCTGCATCACCATAATTCGCCTGACTTGCGTGaggttaataatttattacatcacaatagcGATATGTTACATAACAGTAATGAcgtattacgtcacagtagtgACATATTACGCACAATATACATTCTTCACACTGTTTTATGCTAGGGAAAACCTCAAGTTCTAACCCTCAAGGCCTCAACCCAACCCT
The DNA window shown above is from Ciona intestinalis unplaced genomic scaffold, KH HT000711.1, whole genome shotgun sequence and carries:
- the LOC101243097 gene encoding 60S ribosomal protein L8-like, producing MVMQHVFVHFQSYQHFTNRTRVKLPSGAKKLIPSTNRAIIGVVAGGGRIDKPLLKAGAAYHKYKVKRNCWPRVRGVAMNPVEHPFGSGNHQHIGSPSMVRRDASPGRKVGLIAARRTG